Below is a window of Haloterrigena alkaliphila DNA.
TGCCGGTCGACACCACCGAAGCGATCGAGGACGTCCTCGAGTACGAGACCATCGCCGTCGTCGGCTGCTCAAGCACGCCCGGCAAGGCGGCCCACGACGTGCCGAAGTATCTGCTGGATCACGGCTACGACGTGATTCCGGTCAACCCCTACGCCGACGAGATCTTCGGCCGGGAGGTCTACGACTCGCTGGACGACGTCGAGGAGTCGATCGACGTCGTCTGTATCTTCCGCCCGAGCGAGGAGGTCGGCGAGATCGTCGACGCGGCCCTCGAGCGCGACGACGTCGCGGTCATCTGGACCCAGCAGGGGATC
It encodes the following:
- a CDS encoding CoA-binding protein is translated as MPVDTTEAIEDVLEYETIAVVGCSSTPGKAAHDVPKYLLDHGYDVIPVNPYADEIFGREVYDSLDDVEESIDVVCIFRPSEEVGEIVDAALERDDVAVIWTQQGIRDDDAAARAESDGRTVVQDRCMKVEHRRIAP